CGCCTAGTTCTTCTTCCCTTCTTTTCGACCATCACACGTCCAAGACCTGTTGATGGAGCGTAGCTGACTGAGAAATTGAATTTTCTCCCATCGAGAACAAACTCTCCAGTTATTTTGACGATTTTTCCACCCCGGTCCGAAAATCGCTCCACTTCCGGATGAGTGAAGATATCTTCTCGTCCACCAATCTCTACGTCTTCCAACCCACCACCACTCATCACAAACCGAACTAAGTCAACTTCAAGCGTACTAGGCATTCTCAGTCTACCTCTTCCTCTAGAGATTCCACGAACGCTTGCACTCTATCGTTCGCATTCTCTGGAGACATGTTTCGGTGTCCGATGTCACTGAACTCAAAACCTGATTTCTCCAATGTGGTGCTTATATTTCGTGCTTTTCCATATTGATTTGTCTCAACAAACACCCGTTCCTCGTCAGTATCTACTTTAAAAGATAGTGGTTTTATGTCTTCCGAGACTTCGATCTCACGCGTCCGGAAATTGAAGTCTTTACCAATATCAACCTTCCAACGAGTAACCTCCAGCTCTGTATCTGTGATTTCGTTTATTTCATATCCACCCTCCACGAGACCCCCTTCTTGGTCAAATTCCGCTTCATCCTGCCTGAGATACTCTGCAAGTGTTTCTATCTCTGGACGTTCTTCAATAACACAGATATAGTAACCAAGAGGGCGTCCTTCTTGCCCAAACACTTGCAACATATCTATCAATTCCTCGAACTCCCCATCAGTCCATTCTTCGTCCACTAATGCATCAATAAGCTCTTCTTGGTCGTTGCTCGTGGCGTCTGTCCCTCGTTCTTCAATGATCATCCGTATTTGATAGAGTTTGAAAAGTCGAAGAATCTCCCGCAATCTCTCGTCATCTACAGTCATCTTTCGTGTATGGGTGAGTCTAACTCCCTATCACGTTTGCGTTTTATGGCTCTGTACTGCGAAATAGATAGAAACACACTGAACGGGGAACCACGGGATTGTGCCAGCCTTCACCGTGCAATAGTGGGCAAGAATCCTTGGAAGCAGCTAAACTCTATTTTGATGTGACTGCACGGGGTTTTACGCCAACGAAATCGCTCCCGCCTCCTTGCACATTGAGTTGGCTCTCCGATGTGCAAGGAATCTCGATTGGATACATTTCTGCGGGAGATCCTAACCAGTGATGCGAAACCACATATAAACAAATAGCGGTCAGTCACTCAAATCAGTGCTTCTAAGCTAGTCGATGTGCAAGGAACTCACGGGTCAACATAAATGCGAATCAAAACCGACGGGAAACACGAGTATCGGCTCGACCAGCTGCGCCGTATCATGCAAGCCACCGATGAAGGGACCAAATCAGGAGCCTTTGATTTCTCGACAGAGTTCACGCTCCGGATGCTGAATAACCTCGATCAGGCTGTCCATCATCCCGATATGACTGAAGAGCTTGCAGAGGTTCTCTCGACGCCAACAGTTGACTTAGCGTATCGAATAGAGGCCGACCTCAATGTGAATCCGAGCCAGCGGGCACGAGCGGACGAGTGACCAATGGTCGCTTACACATGGCTCTCCTCGATTTCATCGAGGAGCGTTCTAAGTCGATCCATCGTGTCTTGAAGCGCCTCTATATCCGCTTCCTCCAGTTCGTCCTGCTCAATGGCAGAACCGATCTGATACATCTGGTGCGACATTTCCACCGCCCGCTCGTTGAGTTCGTTCCGGTGAGTGTCTGCCTCGCGGAGTTGGGCCATGTTCGGCGGTTCGCCGATCAAAAAGCGGGCCTCGAAGGTCTCGATCAAGATATCGAGGAAGTTCTGGTAGGCGACGATCGAGCCCTCGCCGGGAGCGGGTTGCTCCTCGATAAGCACGGTCTCCTCGTCGTCATCGATGTTGGTGTGCTCGACCACGACGGTCGCCACCGCGTCTACGTTCGGATCAATCTCTCCCTCGGAGCGTTCGATCGTGCGGAAAATCTCGACCGTCTCCTCGACCAGTCGCTCGATGTTGACGTGGTCGGTGATGTCGCCCTCGTCGCGGAGCGGACTGCGGAACTCTTCAGCCATGTTCAACAAAATCACACCACCCGACACTGAGCCGGGATAGTGCCGGTGCATGATGTCGGCGAAACTGTTGATGTCCCGCTGTCGGTTCCGGCGAGCCTTCCCGTGCTCCGTCATTACAGACTTCGCATCGACCGCCAGCCAGACCTCGGCGGGTTCTCCCTCGGCGATGGGCCGATCACCACCGATAGCAGTTTGGCCATTCCCCTCCGGTGGACCAACTACTAAATCGACGTTCCAGCGTAGTTCTCCCTCGCCAACTGTGAAGTCCTCCTTGTAAACGATCCGTCCTTCCTCGGCGGCCTCGCGGAATAAGTCGCTCTTGTGGAGCAAATCATCGAGTAGAGCCATACAACTGACGCTGCCATGCTTCGGGGAACGGGGGTGATACTCGTTCTCTCGTAGCCACTCAACTATCCTCTCGTCCCCGTAGGCGTGGCTCATGCTCTCCGCAGGTAGTGACAGAGGGATAAAGGTAGGTGGATCTACTACCTGATCGGCGCGTTATCGCGTGATGTTGACCGTGAGGTTCTGGTAGTTGGTGAGCGTCCCTCGCTCGTCGTGAATCCGCTCCTCGGCAATCTCAACGTACTTCGGCTCGATCTCGATGTTAATCGAGTCGCGACCGACGCGCGAAGCGGCAACTGCGGTCGAACCCGTCCCGGCAAACGGATCGAGGACTGTATCGCCCACAAAAGAGAACATCCGAACGAGCCGCTCGGCGAGTGCAGCTGGATACGGAGCGGGGTGCTCGCCCTGTCTCTCACCCGTGATGTCGTCCCACAGTTGGCGAAACATCTTCTGATGCTCGTCAGCCTCAATCGTGCTCAGGATACGCTTCTCGATTGACGGCGAACGGTAGCCGCCGGGCTTGCGGAACAGCAGGATATACTCGATGTCGTTCTTGATGACCGCTCCTGGTTCGTAGGGTTTGCCGAGGAACCGCGCATTCCCACCGGCCTCAAGCGAGGCGTTCCCGATCTTGTACCAGATGACCGGCGCGAGGTTGTCATAGCCGATCTCCGTACAGTGCTCTTGGATGCTCGCATGGAGCGGTACGACTCGATGACGGCCATGCTCGCTCCGTGACCGGAGGACGTCCCCGACAACCACGCAGAGGCGTCCACCGGGGACGAGTTTCTCATAGCACTGTTTCCAGATTTGATCCAGCATCTCGTTGAACTGCTCATAGTCATCGACGTCTCCGAGTTGGCCCTCCGCTACCCCGTTCTCGTAGTCTTTGAGATTGAAGTAGGGCGGACTGGTGGCTATGAGGTGGACGCTCTCTTCGTCTACCATTGAGAGGTCGCGTGCATCGCCCTGATAGAGTTCGTGGTGAGAGGGCAGCGATTTCACTGCCTTCTCAATCTCTCCCATCCGGCCCTGATCACGGGCGAGCGCCGGAATCTCGGATTTCAACTCGTTGTCCGACATCTCCAAGAGATACTTGCAACTGGCAGGAACCCGCTCTCCGAGGTCGTCACCGTCAGTCATTACACTCACTCTCCATGCGGGGCGTGATGTAATCTTCGAGACTGCCGGTTGGTTCGTCGCCGAGCCGCTCGCACGCATCGTGAACCCAAGCCATTCCCCATTGTGCGCGCTGTTGATCAATCGATGCGCCGCCTTCTTGTCCGCTGGTGTCGTTCTCGATCATGCCGGTTGCATCCCGGCACCCGGGTTCGGTGATGGAACACCGGACCCACCTTCTTGATGGGATTTTCCCGAGTACCTACCACCGATCACACGTTTCGGGCACTTAGTAGTGTGGATTGATAGTCCCACTACGTAGTGGCACAAATAGTATTAGACTCCAGTCCATTAGACGAACCGAGTCATGAAGACCATAGTCAAGAACCCGGACATAACCGCCGAGAACAAGATCGACAATCAGGGACGGGTGTTCGTAGGACGCGAGCATAGTGGTCGAACGCTGCGGCTCGTCGGCGAGTTGGTAGAGGAGCCCCAATACGAGTGCAAAAGCGGGCATATCCGATACGAAGGTCAGATGAACTTGGGAGTTGATGACGAAGAGCCTCCCCGATGCCCGGAGTGCGAACATGAGGCTACCAAGATCAAGGAGGAGTAGCGTCTAACAGTGGATTCGTTTCAAGTCAAGGGGGCAGTTCCCTACTCATCTCAAGAGTCAAGGGATTGTCTAATGCGCAATTTTATAGAGTAATGCACAACAATTTCCGTGCCCGCTATCGGTTTAGTATACCGTAGAGTGCTGCTCGCTCTTCCATTTCGTGAACTGATAGAGTGGACAACTATAGGGGTTATCAGTCAATCTCCTACTTTCCCACGTTTATCGATTTTCGCTGCTACCGATTTCGACAAGCGTGATATCGGAATAACAGTGCTAATCCCTATAGCGACAATACGAATACGCTTTCAGAGGGAAAATACCGATCCAGTAAGTGTCAGTTAATAATTAGATGGGAACAATTTTGTATTCCCCGTCAGGTTGATGTCCTAAATGGCTACTGATGATCTTCTAACTGGTAAGTTCTACACACTCGATTTCTCGCCGTCTCCACTCGCCGACCAGTTCGCCGCCTCCTACCAGGAACTTCTCGAAGACCACGATTCCCGCGACATTCTCGTCCTGAAACGTATTCCTTGCAATCTGGACGCACTCGCCGATCATATCCAGAACACTCTCGGACTTATGGTCCATCCTAACGTCCAATCACTGCCGCAACACGCTTCCCACGTCGTCGAGATCAACGATCCAGATATCGACCGGCTAGCATACGAACAACGTATCGAACTGCTCGCTGACGTCATCGAATTCACGGACTGGGAAACACTCATCGACGAGGCCACAACCCGGTTCGATGATGTACGTTGGCCAGACAACTACCAGCGAGCAGACGTCATCGAGTTCTTCCAGATCGCCAGCGAACAGGACAGCTTCGGCCGGGACGTCGGACAAGTCCTCCTCGAGGCCACCCGGCAAGGTGGGTTCACACCACCGGACGGCGATACTGAACGACATATCCTGATCGCGGCACTTGCCCGCCTCAATGATCGGTTTCATGACCGGCTGGATGCCCACGGCTTGGTCGAACGGGCGAACATCGTTCCCCGCGCTACGGACGCACTGCAGGACGACACCACCTACGACCATGTGGCCTCCGGGTTCGAAGCGATCCTCGCCCTCGAATTCGAAGAATACACGGCGAATGACCGTCGGTACCTCGCCCAGCTCGCGGGTGACGCAGATCTGATCGCGGTCGGGGAACGCAACGCCAGCATCCAACGCGTGATGACCGAGCCAGGTGAGATAGACGATCTCCGTGACGACGGTGTCATCGACTTCGACCCCGGTGATCCCGCAAGGCTCGAAGACACCGGGAGAACCCACCGCTCCGATACCGATCCGGGACAGATCGCCTCGTTCCTGGCAACCGGCACCGACCCCGCGGACACCGTCTCCGCTGTCCACCTCCACGAATCCACGTTCCGGGACCAGATCAGTGCCGTCGCCAACGAAATCGAATATCTCCGGCACGACACCGATGTGGAGTACAACGATTTCGCCGTCGTCGTGAACAGCCTCGGTGACCGGCTGTCAGAAGCCCGCCGCCATCTCCGGGCCGCCGGCCTACCCACCCAGACGGTGGGCGCACCCGCACTCGCTGAAGACCCGGCCGTCACCGAGCTCTACGCCTTCGTCCAGTTCCTGCTGAACCGGGATGCAGACGCCGAGTCCTGGCTGGCCGCCCGGGTGGACGGCTTCTCACCGGAGCTCGCCGAAGCCTGTAACACGGGGTCGCTCGAGACCCGGCTAAACCGGTGGATCGTCAACACCGACCTGAAAGAACGCGTCGCGACCGGCGAGAGTCATATCGAGATCCAAGAACAGTTCCAGAACATCGAGCGGGTGACTGACCTGGCCCGGTTCATCGATCAGACCACCCTGCTGGATAGCGACTTGCCTACGTTCAAACATGTGCTGGAGCGGGCGATCCGGTTCGACGCGGCGTACACGCACACGATCGAATCCGCACCCCGGATGCACGGCGTGGCGGTGACCGATATCCAGGGCGTCAAACACGAGGCCTACAACACGGTGTTCCTGCTGAACGTAGTGGATCAGGAGTATCCCGACGGGGAGCGGTTGACACCGCTGTTCCCGAAACCGTGGCTGACGGAGATGCCGAGGTACCCGGCCATCACCGAGGTTAAAGATAACAAGATCGACGCCACGTACGGCACCTTCACCGGGGACCGGTCGACCAGTGCCTTCGATGCGTATTATCACCACCGGGAGCGCCGGAAACTGGCGCTCGGTGCCCGGGCGGCCACGGACAACCTGTACTTCTGTACTTATGAATCAGAGGACAACGGGCTGGGCCGTGCATACAACCGATCACGGTATCTGTCCCTTCTAAAGGAACAAGACCAAATCACGGTCGACAATCTGTTGCCCGAAAGCGATGACCGCCCAGTCCGGACACGGGAGAAGGTCGCCGAATACATCCTTGATCAGCCATGGGACGAGCTGGAGGAGATCGTCAACGCCGCGCACACCGGTGAAACGGCGAAGATCGAGGAGACCGAAAAGGTGTTTGGTGTAATCCAGGCGCTGCTGTCGGAGGACGACGTGGACCCGGTGTTCGCTGACGCAGTCGCCAGTCAATTTGCCCTGGCTCGCGGGGAGGTGGTCCACAGTGACTAACGGCCTCACCGCACAGGAACTGACGACGTATCTCCTGTGTCCGCAGAAGTACGAATTCGAGCACGTGACCGAACTAACCGGTGACACCCGTCAGGAACGGGACCGGTTCCAGCAGTTGCTCCGGAAAACGATCTGCACCGGATACAGTGAGGCCCGAAGCAACGGTGTAGATCCTCGTGACGGGGCGATCGAGGCACTTGATGTGGCATGGGACTTGTATGCCGATGCGGTAAATCTCCACTCGTCCGAGCAGGAATCCACGGAGAAGATACGGGCCGAGGCCGGGGTAGACGCCTACTTCGACGCGATTGGAACGACGCACTTAGAGCAGATCGAACAAGCGGCCGCCATCTGCGGTTCACCCGTGATCGGTCCCGATATCACGTTGACGGCCACGATTAATGGGAACGAGGTCGGAACGAATGTCGATTACATCATAGCCACTGACAACCAGATCGTGGGCGTTCGGCTTACCGATACGCTCTGGGGAAGTAGAGTTCCGTGGGAGAATAAAACAGAAATCGCCAAGAACCATCTCGAGAGAGGAGATTACAAGCCCGAACAGGTCGGAACCGTTCTTTCTGCACGGATCGCGGAAGAAGCCTTGAATGAGTACAGTAGCGACGGTACCGGTGCTGAGTTGATGTACCTAAGCGTCATGGAGACCACTTTTGAATCCGCTGATGGATGTGATGCAGAGATCGATTACCGACGAATGGGGGGATATCTCTCTGATACCCGAGAAACAATAGACGAGGCGATTGCCTGGATGAATGACAACATCGCGGACAAAACGTATAGCCCGGTAGAAGTGTTCAATGAGCAGGAGCACTGGGATGGGAGCTTCCGTCAAGTCGTCGAAAACACATGCCAAAATTGTTCGCACGCCGCTGGCTGCGAAGAAGCCGTTAGCCGGGAGATGATGTTCGATGTCTGAATCAGAGCAACCAGATCAGCCAACTCCAAAAGGCGGTCAAGAGGATGTACTCAATACTGACAAAGAATGCATTAGCGTCGACGCGGGCGCAGGTTCAGGGAAAACCACGACGATGCGGTGGCGGATCGAACAGATGCTTACGGCGGATGATGCTCCGCCCTCGGACCGGATGCTGGTCCTGACGTTCGCGAATGAGGCAGCGTCATCAATCCAAGAGAGTATCACCGACGCGGAGCAGCTGTCTATCGACCAGGCGTATAATATCGATATTTATACGTATCACTCATTTTGCAATCGGCTTATTTCTGAGTATGCCTATGTTCTCGGAATTGACCCTGACTTCGAGGTAATCACTCAGGACCAGCGTCTGCGAATTATCCGATCGCTGATCGAAGAAAACGACTATCAGTACGTTTCACGGCGCCAGGCCAACACTGAGACAGTTGTCAAGCAGGCAAAAAACTATATCTGGGATATGCGGCAAGAAGCCATCACTCCCGATGATGTCGATGAATACCTGCCCGAGGAACTCGCCATCAAGAACCTCAAGCGTCTTACCGTCGATTTAGAACGTACTGTTCAGTTTTTTGATACAGATGAGCACAACCTAGTAGACGATAACTATGACGTGGATTATCCCACGCTGTTTGCCCATATTGAGGAATATCAAGATGCTCTCACGCGATGGCGGAGAGTGGCCCAGAATCAATCAGCGGACATCTGGGACACGATCGATACGTACCTCTCCTATATGGAGCAGTTGACAGACATGGTTGAGGCGTTGCTTCGTAATGACTCGGACGCGGCGTTGGGATTCTTGCCACAGGCCTTATTTTATAACGATGTCCACAAAGGCTGGTGGCCCGATATATATCAGACTCCGTTCGGCCATCTGAAGTCTTATATCGAGGCTTTGGAGGAAATATATGAGCTGCAGAAGATTTACCACGATTACGTGGACGAGCTTGATTCCCGGGGGGCCCTCGACTTTGACGAACTGATTTATAAGGCTGACACATTGATCAACGACACACAGATCGGGGATGAAATCCGTAGTCGGTGGGACTACGTCTTCTGCGACGAATTTCAGGATACAGACGACATCCAGATGGACGTCGTAACAGGGTTATGTAGAGACGATGCGCAACTCCTCGCAATTGGTGATGTGGACCAAGCTATCTACGGATGGCGTGGAGCGAACCCTGAGGGACTGAACGATCTTGGGGATAACTTTGCAGAGAGTGAACAGCTCGATATCAAACGAAACTTCCGGTCAGACCAGGAAATTCTGGAATTAGCAAATCAGTGTGCGGCATATGATTCTAAGCGGCTGATATCCGATGATTGCGATGCCGAGACTCCAGATGGTGATCCTATTGTCGAACGAGATGAAGGCGATCAAGCACGGTTGGGACTCGTCAACGGCGAGTGGACTCAACAGTCGACCGCCGAAGAAGTTGCCACGACCATATCTCAGCTGTTGGAAGACGGGTTTGACGACATTGAGGAGCGGTCGTTAGCTGATATTGCGGTGATTGTACGGAAAAACGAACAGGCCAGGAAGGTCGCGGCAAGCCTCCGAAGCCGGCAAATTCCGTACCGGATCGATGGTTCAAGTGAATCAGAGATGGAGCCAGGCGTCCAGACCATTCTCTCGTATTTCCGGGTGCTTGTCGATTCGGAGGCGGACATGCATCTTCGCCGGGTGCTAATGCTGGTATACCGTGTCAGTGAGGATGACCTGAAAGCCCTCGAGACTGCCCCAGTGGATTCGCTCTATGAGGCAGTCATCAACCACGATGATATTGGCAGCCTGTCCCTGATTGATCCAGACCGCGTAACCAAGGCGCAGACCGACCTCAACGATCTTCGGGAGCTCAAGGACAGTCATTCC
The sequence above is a segment of the Halococcus agarilyticus genome. Coding sequences within it:
- a CDS encoding DUF7692 domain-containing protein, which translates into the protein MRIKTDGKHEYRLDQLRRIMQATDEGTKSGAFDFSTEFTLRMLNNLDQAVHHPDMTEELAEVLSTPTVDLAYRIEADLNVNPSQRARADE
- a CDS encoding DNA-methyltransferase, with translation MTDGDDLGERVPASCKYLLEMSDNELKSEIPALARDQGRMGEIEKAVKSLPSHHELYQGDARDLSMVDEESVHLIATSPPYFNLKDYENGVAEGQLGDVDDYEQFNEMLDQIWKQCYEKLVPGGRLCVVVGDVLRSRSEHGRHRVVPLHASIQEHCTEIGYDNLAPVIWYKIGNASLEAGGNARFLGKPYEPGAVIKNDIEYILLFRKPGGYRSPSIEKRILSTIEADEHQKMFRQLWDDITGERQGEHPAPYPAALAERLVRMFSFVGDTVLDPFAGTGSTAVAASRVGRDSINIEIEPKYVEIAEERIHDERGTLTNYQNLTVNITR
- a CDS encoding PD-(D/E)XK nuclease family protein, with the protein product MATDDLLTGKFYTLDFSPSPLADQFAASYQELLEDHDSRDILVLKRIPCNLDALADHIQNTLGLMVHPNVQSLPQHASHVVEINDPDIDRLAYEQRIELLADVIEFTDWETLIDEATTRFDDVRWPDNYQRADVIEFFQIASEQDSFGRDVGQVLLEATRQGGFTPPDGDTERHILIAALARLNDRFHDRLDAHGLVERANIVPRATDALQDDTTYDHVASGFEAILALEFEEYTANDRRYLAQLAGDADLIAVGERNASIQRVMTEPGEIDDLRDDGVIDFDPGDPARLEDTGRTHRSDTDPGQIASFLATGTDPADTVSAVHLHESTFRDQISAVANEIEYLRHDTDVEYNDFAVVVNSLGDRLSEARRHLRAAGLPTQTVGAPALAEDPAVTELYAFVQFLLNRDADAESWLAARVDGFSPELAEACNTGSLETRLNRWIVNTDLKERVATGESHIEIQEQFQNIERVTDLARFIDQTTLLDSDLPTFKHVLERAIRFDAAYTHTIESAPRMHGVAVTDIQGVKHEAYNTVFLLNVVDQEYPDGERLTPLFPKPWLTEMPRYPAITEVKDNKIDATYGTFTGDRSTSAFDAYYHHRERRKLALGARAATDNLYFCTYESEDNGLGRAYNRSRYLSLLKEQDQITVDNLLPESDDRPVRTREKVAEYILDQPWDELEEIVNAAHTGETAKIEETEKVFGVIQALLSEDDVDPVFADAVASQFALARGEVVHSD
- a CDS encoding ATP-dependent helicase, with the translated sequence MSESEQPDQPTPKGGQEDVLNTDKECISVDAGAGSGKTTTMRWRIEQMLTADDAPPSDRMLVLTFANEAASSIQESITDAEQLSIDQAYNIDIYTYHSFCNRLISEYAYVLGIDPDFEVITQDQRLRIIRSLIEENDYQYVSRRQANTETVVKQAKNYIWDMRQEAITPDDVDEYLPEELAIKNLKRLTVDLERTVQFFDTDEHNLVDDNYDVDYPTLFAHIEEYQDALTRWRRVAQNQSADIWDTIDTYLSYMEQLTDMVEALLRNDSDAALGFLPQALFYNDVHKGWWPDIYQTPFGHLKSYIEALEEIYELQKIYHDYVDELDSRGALDFDELIYKADTLINDTQIGDEIRSRWDYVFCDEFQDTDDIQMDVVTGLCRDDAQLLAIGDVDQAIYGWRGANPEGLNDLGDNFAESEQLDIKRNFRSDQEILELANQCAAYDSKRLISDDCDAETPDGDPIVERDEGDQARLGLVNGEWTQQSTAEEVATTISQLLEDGFDDIEERSLADIAVIVRKNEQARKVAASLRSRQIPYRIDGSSESEMEPGVQTILSYFRVLVDSEADMHLRRVLMLVYRVSEDDLKALETAPVDSLYEAVINHDDIGSLSLIDPDRVTKAQTDLNDLRELKDSHSLSYFYNAFLNKTRIQWYLQKEDRAQLDRIKKFMQAYESDNVLRRFSEGFVDSLAESLSGRDDDLSIGIASQSNNKVNILTVHQAKGLQFDTVLFPYLEDDEWVSNKNAVWGAHRFDSIIRDIKEDVFTHPLVESVYQEELKEQWRTIHVGVTRAESLLVLFSQPPEEIADYKTMVSDLREKSDQASLAHESPGELLEATFPDVDTRWSLEQPQMQLWDAITDAFKEVEDRYPETVVNLSDDVKQAANVTPGTITYYNRYEDELNLEQAIDEIHELGQDIFEENLTPQDPTAHDIYPSSLLFEDGAELLVQHSHTSLETYSDCPRRHLLDHVLYGFDDPMPADAAVGGSDEPSWRKVGDVFHAVAEEAFYRNDTAEDEWLAICDRIVRARDLESVRDAVKACIHRLFATDLLEWEPVAAELPFEVTGVPGVDGPIVGYMDSVRQVPDKGLAVLDYKSTFEKRDIASSSQLLLYLRACEGLFDEPVDWAGYVYVGEAGGTDGKIDLIHRDELEGSWNDVVDMLQAADSPSWEAEPGSHCRHCPHRSLGCAPDEHAYDNEYVIESVDSTPHKTS